From the genome of Tachysurus vachellii isolate PV-2020 chromosome 2, HZAU_Pvac_v1, whole genome shotgun sequence, one region includes:
- the lgi1a gene encoding leucine-rich glioma-inactivated protein 1a, whose product MELVGARSFCLFCVVSLVLLVAEGRRRTTRCPATCTCTKDTALCSSSSPIPRGFPPDVISLSFVKSSFSEIPKESFVHIPALHLLLFTANSFESISEDAFLGLPHLEYLFIENNQINSISPFAFRGLKSLIHLSLAFNNLESLPKDLFKGVDTLTKVDLRGNLFTCDCKLKWLVDWIYHTNATVDQIYCNSPPAYQGKKINDLTPQSFDCITTDFSLLKSLEFQSISVEAFIFGGDQYVVFAQPFIGRCSFMEWDHVQMEFRNFDNITSTSTVICKPLVIDEQLFVIVAQLFGGSHIYKRDISANKFIKLQDIDILKIRKPNDVEVFRLDGESFFVIADSSKAGSTTVYKWNGNGFYSHQSLHPWYRDTDVEYLEISGKPHLILSSSSQRPVVYQWNRSSKLFERRTDIPEMEDVYAVKHFQVKAELYVCLTRFIGDSKVMKWDGTMFEEVQSVPSRGSMVFQPFTVADWQYAILGSDYSFTQVYRWDAKKSQFIHFQELNIQAPRAFLLVSIDNREFLLASSFKGQTRIYEHLILDLSD is encoded by the exons ATGGAGCTGGTTGGCGCGCGAAGCTTTTGCTTGTTCTGCGTCGTCTCGCTCGTGCTGCTTGTAGCTGAAGGCAGGAGGCGGACGACGCGGTGTCCCGCGACCTGCACGTGCACCAAAGACACCGCGCTGTGCTCGAGCAGCTCCCCCATTCCGCGCGGCTTCCCTCCCGACGTCATCTCACT ATCCTTCGTGAAGTCCAGCTTCAGCGAAATCCCCAAGGAGAGCTTCGTTCACATCCCAGCACTCCACCTCCT ACTTTTCACAGCCAATTCGTTTGAGTCCATCAGTGAGGACGCCTTCCTTGGTCTTCCACATTTGGAATACCT GTTTATTGAAAATAATCAGATCAATTCGATATCACCTTTTGCCTTCCGAGGTCTCAAGTCCTTAATACACTT GAGCCTTGCCTTCAACAATCTGGAGTCTCTTCCAAAAGATCTTTTTAAAGGCGTGGACACCTTGACAAAAGT TGATTTGCGTGGAAATCTGTTCACCTGCGATTGCAAACTGAAGTGGCTGGTGGACTGGATTTACCACACGAACGCAACCGTAGACCAGATATACTGCAACAGCCCTCCAGCCTATCAAGGAAAGAAAATCAACGATCTTACTCCACAGTCATTTGATTGCATAACTACTG ATTTTTCTTTACTGAAGTCTCTCGAGTTTCAGTCCATTTCAGTGGAGGCTTTTATTTTCGGTGGTGACCAGTATGTGGTGTTTGCCCAGCCTTTCATCGGAAGATGTAGCTTCATGGAATGGGATCATGTTCAAATGGAATTTCGGAATTTTGACAATATAACAA GCACCTCCACTGTTATTTGCAAACCTCTGGTGATCGATGAGCAGCTGTTTGTCATAGTGGCTCAGCTCTTTGGTGGCTCCCACATCTACAAGCGTGACATCTCTGCCAACAAGTTCATCAAACTCCAAGACATTGACATCCTAAAAATCCGCAAGCCTAACGACGTTGAGGTGTTTCGCCTGGACGGAGAATCCTTCTTTGTCATTGCCGACAGCTCCAAAGCTGGTTCTACCACTGTGTACAAGTGGAATGGCAACGGCTTTTACTCACACCAGTCACTGCACCCGTGGTACCGTGACACGGATGTTGAATATCTAGAAATTTCTGGCAAGCCGCACCTGATATTATCCAGCAGCTCGCAGCGGCCCGTCGTCTACCAGTGGAACAGGAGCTCCAAGCTGTTTGAAAGACGCACCGACATACCTGAGATGGAGGATGTCTATGCCGTGAAGCACTTTCAAGTGAAGGCTGAGCTCTATGTGTGCCTAACACGATTCATTGGTGACTCCAAAGTGATGAAATGGGACGGCACCATGTTCGAAGAGGTCCAGAGTGTGCCGTCGCGAGGCTCCATGGTCTTCCAGCCCTTCACTGTGGCAGACTGGCAGTACGCCATCCTAGGCAGCGACTACTCCTTCACGCAGGTGTACCGCTGGGATGCCAAGAAAAGCCAGTTCATTCATTTCCAAGAGCTCAACATCCAGGCCCCACGAGCCTTCCTGCTGGTGTCCATCGATAATCGAGAGTTCCTCCTGGCTTCCAGTTTTAAGGGGCAAACACGCATATATGAACACTTGATTCTTGACTTAAGTGATTGA
- the LOC132841816 gene encoding free fatty acid receptor 4-like, translating into MEPTSHPPGQNFSHFSFFSELHRSYWFVPVMETMVLLILFLISVVGNIGALVLVLQERQLANTTNLTMNLFLADLLFVSTVPFVITVRWTKAWKLGSAACHLILYFISVSGIVTSTTLAAISMERLLAILKMKTTHSLNPRWAQGVIFLIWFLSAVAMLPLSLFSRVITAISPQQGEMTICALIWPNLKGEIGWYAIFLALGFLLPGSSIVLSYTKILQIKQRSKRRLHMTTSQRQAQSSTVSKQDYKLFRTLLILMISFFIMWSPIYIFTFLILIHNTQVHLPITSSMFVWVLTFTMANSALNPVLYSLCQLRHRWQRLFCATAITSFNQEHV; encoded by the exons ATGGAACCTACATCCCATCCTCCTGGGCAGAACTTCTCccatttctccttcttctccgaGCTGCATCGTTCATACTGGTTTGTGCCAGTAATGGAGACCATGGTTCTACTGATCCTCTTTTTAATTTCAGTAGTCGGCAACATTGGTGCACTTGTCCTGGTTTTGCAAGAAAGACAACTAGCGAACACCACCAACTTAACCATGAACCTTTTCCTTGCGGATCTTTTGTTTGTCAGCACTGTTCCTTTTGTGATTACTGTGAGGTGGACCAAGGCATGGAAGCTGGGCTCTGCTGCCTGCCACTTGATCCTGTACTTCATCAGCGTGAGTGGAATTGTTACTAGCACCACACTGGCCGCCATCAGTATGGAGAGACTGCTTGCAATATTGAAGATGAAAACTACACACAGTCTAAATCCCAGATGGGCACAAGGAGTGATATTTCTCATCTGGTTCCTTTCTGCTGTTGCAATGTTACCTCTGTCACTGTTCTCCAGGGTGATAACAGCCATCTCCCCTCAACAG GGAGAAATGACCATATGCGCTCTTATATGGCCGAATTTAAAGGGCGAGATTGGGTGGTATGCCATCTTCCTTGCATTAGGCTTCCTGCTACCGGGTTCTAGCATTGTTCTCAGTTACACCAAAATCTTACAG ATCAAGCAGCGTTCCAAAAGAAGACTTCACATGACCACATCACAAAGACAAGCACAGTCAAGCACAGTGTCTAAACAGGACTACAAACTTTTCCGTACACTCCTTATTCTCATGATATCTTTCTTCATCATGTGGAGTCCCATCTATATCTTCACCTTTCTCATTCTCATACACAACACCCAAGTCCATCTTCCTATTACCTCCTCTATGTTCGTCTGGGTGCTGACGTTCACCATGGCCAACTCAGCCCTGAACCCTGTCCTCTACAGCCTTTGCCAGCTGAGGCACAGATGGCAAAGGCTTTTTTGTGCCACAGCGATCACCAG CTTTAATCAGGAACATGTGTGA